The following are from one region of the Cyanobium gracile PCC 6307 genome:
- the rpsP gene encoding 30S ribosomal protein S16 — MIKLRLKRFGKKREASFRLVATNSTSRRDGRPLEELGFYNPRTKETRLDAEAIRVRLGQGAQPTDTVRSLLEKGGLIEKTTRPAETVGKLQQAAARDAAAAAAVKEAAAAAEAAKEAAAKQAAEAAEAAAAAEPAAAKA; from the coding sequence ATGATCAAGCTCCGGCTGAAGCGGTTCGGCAAGAAACGGGAAGCGAGTTTCCGTCTGGTGGCCACCAACAGCACCTCCCGCCGCGATGGCCGTCCGCTAGAGGAACTGGGCTTCTACAACCCCCGCACCAAGGAAACCCGCCTTGACGCCGAGGCCATCCGCGTCCGCCTTGGCCAGGGTGCCCAGCCCACCGACACCGTGCGCAGCCTGCTCGAGAAGGGTGGCCTGATCGAGAAGACCACCCGTCCCGCCGAAACCGTCGGCAAGCTGCAGCAGGCCGCCGCCCGTGACGCCGCCGCTGCCGCCGCGGTGAAGGAAGCGGCAGCCGCCGCCGAAGCCGCCAAGGAAGCCGCCGCCAAGCAGGCCGCTGAGGCCGCCGAAGCTGCCGCTGCCGCCGAACCTGCCGCCGCCAAGGCCTGA